GGACAGAATCGAGGAGATCACCGGTGCCTGCGTGAAAAAGCTGGAATCGATCTGCGGTGCGGCGGAGCAGTCCGCCCGCTGGGCGGTGACGGCCGGCGATCCGGTTGCCCGTCTCAGCAGCATTCCCGAATGTTACCATGCCGCCCGCAAAACGCTTTTCCGGCGGCTTTTTTCCGTCAAGGGGAGCGGGGAATCGCCTTTGGAGGATCAGCGGCTCTTTCCAAGACCTTCCGATCCCCTGCTGGATTTCGATCCCAACGATCTGGATGCCAGCAAAACGGACCAGCAGATCATCAGGAAGTTTCTGACAAACGGCAAGCTGGACGACGTCGATGCGTTTACGGAAGAATATTTTAAAAGCTTCGGGCCGACCGGAATCAGCTCCACCCTGTTCCGGCATTATATCCTGTTGAACATCCAGTTTACCGTCAGCGCCTTCTGGGAGAGTCTGGGGAAAGAAAAATTTACGTTTGCCGGACATCCCGGCCTTCAGCAGGAGCTGAAAAAAGCGGTCGCCTCTCTGGATGGAGCCGAAAGCTATGTTTCCGCGCTCTTGAAGGAAATCATCCGTTACCGGGACAACGTGGTTACCAACCGCTACCACGAGATGATGTCAGAAGTCCTTCTTTACATCGGCGAACACTATTCCGACCCGGAGATCGGCCTGAACATGGTGGCAAAGGTGGCCAACGTCAGCGCCACGCATTTCAGCGCGGTGTTCAGCCAGCAGACCGGGAAGACGTTTGTGGAATACCTGACGGAAGTCCGGATGAAAAAAGCAAAGGAGCTGCTGCGCTGCACCAATAAAAGCAGCAGCTCCATCGCCCGGGAGGTGGGGTATAACGACCCCCACTACTTCAGCTTTTTGTTCAAAAAGGTGAATGGCGTTTCTCCCCGGGATTACCGAAACGGAAAGTGAGAAAAGCCATGATACCGATCCATTTCAATCCATTCCGCAGAAAAAACACACCGGACATGCTCAAAAAGCAGATCAAAAAATTACTGATGGGAATGATGATCGGGTTCCTTGTGATCATCGCGTTCCTGTTTTTCATGCTGGTGCTTTTCAACCGCGAATACAAGGATTCCCTTCAGAACGCCAATACCGCGGCGGGCTTTAACAACGAGTTCAAGAAAAAGCTGGATCTGGACATGTATTACTATGTCGTGGGGCCCAGACAGGATCAGAAGCTCCCTCTGGAAGAGGTGGACAAAGCCGAGAAAGTCCTGCAGCGCCTGATGAAAACCACAGTGCAGTCGGACAACCGGTGGCGCATCAAGTCCATGCTGAACCTGTGCGGCCGCCTGCGGGAGTGCATGATAGCGATCTCCGCCACCCACGGCTACGACGCCCGCATGGAGCAGCTGGAAAACAACATCTATATCATCACCTCGCTGATCGAAACCTATATGCACGATTACATCTATAACGAGATCAAGTTGCTGTCCGCGCTTCAGCAGGAAATCAATCACCGCGTTTTTGTCATGATCGTCGTCACGGTCATCGTCTCCATCAGCATGATCCTGCTGATCCTGCTTTACGCTCTGCGCTTTACCCGGCATATCACAAAACCCATCGACCAGCTTTGCGAAAAGGCGAAAAATCTGGGGAACGGGCAGTTCCATGTGGAGCCCGTTCAGACAAGCAACGTGGAGATCAAAACGCTGGACGACGGCTTTAACGAGATGGCGGGCAGAATCCAGTCCCTGCTGAACCGAATCAAAACGGAGCAGATGATCCTGCGGCGGACCGAACTGGAGCTTTTGCAGGCGCAGATCAATCCCCATTTCCTATACAATACCTTTGACTCCATCATCTGGCTCGCGGAGACCCAGCGGAACAAAGAGGTCATTCAGATGGTCACCAGCCTTTCCGGCTTTTTCCGCAACTCCCTGAGCAAAGGGAAGGACGTGATCACGATAGAGACCGAAAAGAAGCAGGTCTGCAGCTATCTGGAAATTCAGAAGATCCGGTACAGCGATATTCTGGATTACGAGATCGATATTCCCCCTTCGCTCCTGTCCTGCTCCATTCCCAAGCTCACCCTTCAGCCTCTGGTGGAAAACGCCATTTACCATGGGATCAAGTATAAGCGCGCCAAAGGGAAAATCCTGATCCGCGGCAGGGAGGACGGCGGGGATATCGTGATTTCCGTCGAGGACGACGGGATCGGGATGACCGAAGAGCAGCTCCGGTCGCTGCGCGAGAAAATCGATACGAACTCCTCTGCGGGCTTCGGGCTTTCCAATGTGCAGAAGCGGCTCCGTCTGTATTGCGGGGAACCGTACGGCCTGTCGTTTGAAAGCACGAAAAATCAGGGGACAACCGTGCTGGTACGCATTCCGAAACAGAATCAACTTCCATCGTAAAAAAATGAACTTTATTTTTAATTTTGAGGCCGGGCTTTAAAAAGTAGAACAAAACGCATAAAAAACTCCATGGCTTTCCCATTTGTCTTTCAGTATAATGAAACCAGAGGCAACAAAGGCCGCCTTGCGGCAGTTCCATTTTGAACTGCGGGACGAAAGGTACTTCTCCGCCGCAGGGGGAAAAGTATGGAATCGGCCTGCCGTTCCACTGGAAGTGCCGGAGTTTTTCAACATGATGGGAGGAGAAATACATGAAAAAGTTAATGTCCGTTCTGTTGGCTGTGGTAATGTCGCTGAGCCTTGCGGCCTGCGGCGGGGGTGCGGCCGGCAACGGGAGCGAAAGCTCGGGCGCGGGTGCGAACACCGGCAGCGGCGGAGGGTCGAGCGACCTGATCGTCGTGGGCTTTTCCCAGGTGGGCGCCGAGTCCGACTGGCGCACGGCCAACACGAAATCCATGAAGGATACCTTTGTGGAATCCAAGGGCTACAAGCTCATTTTCGACGACGCGCAGCAGAAGCAGGAAAACCAGATCACGGCCATCCGCAACTTCATCCAGCAGGAAGTGGATTATATCGTTCTTGCGCCGGTCACGGAAACAGGCTGGGATACCGTTTTGCAGGAGGCCAAGGACGCGGGCATTCCGGTCATCATCGTGGACCGTATGATCGACGTTTCGGATGACAGCCTGTTTACCTGCTGGGTCGGCTCCGATTTCCGCAAAGAAGGCGACAAAGCCGTTGCCTGGATGGAAAAGCAGCTGAAGGATAAGGATAAGGTGAACATCGTCCACCTTCAGGGCACCATCGGCTCTTCCGCGCAGATCGGCCGCACCGAGGGCCTGGAAGCGGGGGTCAAAGCCAATCAGAACTGGAAGCTGGTCGCTCAGCAGACCGGAGAGTTCACGCAGGCCAAAGGCCAGGAGGTCATGGAAAGCATCCTCAAGCAGAACGACGATATCGATGTCGTCTATTGTGAAAACGACAATATGGCCTTCGGAGCCATCGACGCCATTGAAGCCGCCGGCAAGAAGGCCGGGAAAGACGGCGACATCACCGTTATCTCGTTCGACTCCACCAGGGCGGGCCTCAAGGCCGCTTTGGAAGGGAAAATCAACTACAACGTGGAATGCAACCCGCTGCACGGCCCCAGGGTTGAGGCGATCATCAAGGAGCTGGAAGCCGGGAAAACCCCTGAGAAGCTGGCCTATGTAGATGAGACCACTTTCGACACAGCCACCATTACCCAGGATGTCATTGATAAAAGGGCCTATTGATCCTGTGTGATGGAATAGAAGTCTTTTGTGTGGTGCGGAGCATCCGGAACAACGTCTCCGGACGCCCGCGCCTATTTTATACCGTTTCATGTATTCCGAAAGCAGGTGTATCGATGGAAGAAACGATTATTTTAGCAATGCGCGGAATCACAAAGCTCTTTCAGGGGGTAAAGGCGCTTCAAAATGTGGATTTTACATTGCGCAAGGGGGAAATTCACGCTCTGATGGGAGAAAACGGCGCGGGAAAATCCACGCTGATCAAGGTGCTGACCGGCGTATATCCGATGGACGGCGGCGAGATCCGTCTCGGCGGAAAGGAACAGGCGGTGACCATCCGCTCCCCGCAGGAGGCGCAGCGCAGGGGCATCAGCACGGTGTATCAGGAGATCAACCTGTGCCCGAACCTGAGCGTGGCGGAAAACCTTTTTATCGACCGGGAGCCGCGCAGGTTCGGCATGATCGACTGGAAAAAGATGAACCAGCGTTCCGGCGCCCTGCTGAAAAGCCTCGACATCGGGGTGGAGCCGACGCGCCAGCTGGGGGACTGTTCCATTGCCGTTCAGCAGATGATCGCCATCGCGCGGGCGGTGGATATGCAGTGCAGGGTGCTGATTCTGGATGAGCCGACTTCCTCTCTGGATGACGATGAGGTGGAAAAGCTGTTTCAGCTGATGCGGCGCCTGAAGGAACAGGGCGTGGGGATCATCTTCGTCACTCATTTTCTGGAGCAGGTGTACGCCGTCTGCGACCGGATCACGGTGCTGCGCAACGGCGAGCTGGTGGGGGAATACCCGACCGCCGAGCTGCCCCGGCTGAAGCTGGTGGCTAAAATGATGGGAAAGGATTTCGACGATCTCGCCGAAATCGAATCCCTGAAAGAAGTCAAGAAGGAGCACGAAGGCGAAACCCCCTTTCTGGAGGCGGAAGGCCTTTCCAGCCGGTACATCAAGCCGTTCAGCCTGCAAATCCATAAGGGCGAAGTCATGGGCTTCACCGGCCTGCTCGGCTCCGGGCGCAGCGAGCTGGTGCGCACCGTTTACGGCGCGGATAAGCCGGTCGCGGGCACGCTGAAGCTGAACGGCAGGCCGGTCAGGATCGACGCGCCGCTGAACGCGATGATGAAGGGCATGGCGTATCTGCCCGAGGACCGCAAACGGGACGGCATTTTTGCCGACCTGTCCGTCCGGGAAAACATCATCATCGCGCTTCAGGCAAAACGCGGGCCTTTCCGTCCGATGAAGCGCAAAGAGATGCAGGAATCCGCAGACAGGTATATCGATCTGCTGCAGATCAAAACCGCCGGCCGGGAGATCCCCGTCAGAAGCCTTTCCGGCGGCAATCAGCAAAAGGTCGTGATCGCCCGCTGGCTGCTCACCGACCCGGAGTTCCTGATTCTGGATGAGCCGACCAGGGGGATCGATATCGGAACCAAGACGGAAATCCAGAAGCTGATTTTACAGCTGGCGGAAAAGGGGATGAGCATCGCCTTCATTTCTTCCGAAATAGAAGAGATGCTGCGCACCTGTTCGCATATGGTCGTCATGCGCGACCGTCAGATCGTCGGGGAGCTGACGGGGGACGACCTGACACAGGATAAGATCATGCATGTCATCGCGGGAGGTGAGACGGCAAATGGCTAGTCAAAAGGCGTCCTTATTCAAAAGAATCACAAAGCACCATCTCTTTTTCCCTCTCGTCTGTCTGGCTGTCGTGCTTTTGGCAAACGTGATCAAAACGCCCGACTTTTTTGTGGTGTCCATCAACGGCGGCGTGCTGTATGGCTATGTGGTGGATGTCGTCAACCGGGCTTCCGAGCTCGTGATCCTGGCGATCGGCATGACGCTCGTGTCGGCGGCTTCCGGCGGCCAGGACATCAGCGTCGGCGCCGTCATGGCGGTGGCGGCGGCCGTCTGCTGCGAGATCCTTTCGGGGGGAGCGGTATCGACAGGCGCTTTTCAGAATCCCCTGATCCTGGCGGTTCTGGCCGCGCTGCTCGTGTCGGCGCTGTGCGGGGCTTTCAACGGTGTTCTGGTCGCCAGGCTGAAGATTCAGCCGATGGTGGCCACCCTGATTTTGTTTACCGCCGGCCGGGGGATCGCCCAGCTCATCACAAAAGGGCAGATCACCTATGTCCGCGTGGAATCCTATAAGATCGCGGGCGGCTATATTCCCGGATGTCCCATTCCGACCCCCATCTTTTTCGCGGCCGGAACGGTGGCGCTCGTCATGCTGGTGATGAAATTCACCACGCTGAAGCTGTATGTGGAGGGCGTCGGGATCAACAGCAGCGCCGCGCGGATCGTGGGTCTGAACTCCGTGCGCATCCAATTCGTCACCTATGTCATCTGCGGCCTGCTGGCGGGTGTCGCCGGGCTCATCGCTTCCAGCCGGATCTATTCGGCGGATGCCAACAACATCGGCCTGTATTTGGAAATGGACGCCATTCTGGCGGTGGCCCTGGGAGGGAACCTTCTGAGCGGCGGAAAATTCAGCCTGATGGGCTCCGTGATCGGCGCCTATACCATACAGGCCCTGACCACCACTTTGTACGCGATGAACATTTCGTCCGACCAGCTTCCGGTTTACAAGGCGGTCGTCGTGGTGATTATCGTGGTGCTGCAGAGCCCGAAATTCAACCAGTATTTCCGTTCTTTCAGGGAGAAGCTGCATCCGGGGAATTCCGTGAGCAGAAAGGAGGAGCCATCGTCATGAAAAAGAAAAAACAGCTCAGCGACACCTCTTTTCTGCTGATGGTGACAGTGGGGCTTTTCATTCTGATGTATGTGGTGGGGATGATCGTCTTCGCGGACAAAGGCTTCGCAAAGCCCCAGATGTTTCTGAACCTCTTTATTTCCAATGCGGGCCTGATCGTCATTTCCTGCGGGCTTACGCTCGTGATGATCACCGGGGGGATCGATATTTCGGTCGGGTCCGTCACGGGGCTGGTCGCCATGGCTTCCGCCTACCAGATGGAGGTGAACGGGTCCGGCGCGTATACGGCCCTGGCCCTGTCCCTCCTGATCGGCCTGGCGTTCGGCGTCGTTCAGGGGTATCTGATCGCCTATCTGGATATCCAGCCGTTTATCATCACCCTGGCCGGGCTGTTTTTCGGCAGGGGCATGACGGCGGTGATCAGCAAAGAGATGATCTCGGTCAAAAACGAGACGTTCCTTGCGTGGGCGAAATACAAGATTTATCTTCCCGTCGGCACGACCAATAAAAGGGGTGTGTTCCAGCCCGCCTACATCTACCCGACTGTCATCGTCGCGCTGCTGGTTCTGATCGCCGTGGCCGTCATGCTGAAATACACCAGATTCGGCCGCAGGCTCTACGCGCTCGGCGGAAGCCAGCAGAGTGCGCTGATGATGGGGCTGAACGTACGCAGGACAAAATTCTATGCCTATACCTTAAACGGCTTTCTGGTCGGGCTGGGAGGGTTCCTTTTCTTCCTCAACAGCTGCGCCGGTTTCGTGGAGCAGGCGAAAGGGCTGGAAATGGACGCGATCTCCGCATCCGTGATCGGCGGCACGCTGCTGTCCGGCGGTGTCGGGAACCCGGTCGGAACGCTGTTCGGCGTCTTGATCAAGGGGGCGATCTCCAGCCTGATCACCACCCAGGGCACGCTGTCCAGCTGGTGGGTGCGCATCGCCCTTTCCTCCCTGCTCTGCTTCTTCATCGTCCTGCAGAGTGTGATCGCGTCGAGAAAGAAAAAAAGCATGTAGCGGCTTCCATTTAGTATTGAGAATATGCCGGGTTTGAGGTATGATATCAATATAACAAAGGCGCGGCAAGGCGGCGCAAAGCAATATTGTTTATCATAATAGGTGGGAGGATTTGCAATGGCACAGACTGCTTTCGGAGGGGAATTGTCCCCCAAAAGCTCCATCACACAGGGCCGTACGGCCCTTGGAATCGAACTCGGCTCCACGCGGATCAAAGCGGTCCTGATCGGGCCGGATTACGCTCCGCTCGCTTCCGGCGGCTTCGACTGGGAAAACCGTCTGGTGGACGGGATCTGGACCTACGACCTGGATGACGTGTGGAAAGGGGTGCAGGCCAGCTTCCGCAGCCTGGCTGCACAGGTGCGGGAACGGTACGGCGTATCCCTTTCCCGGGTCGGCTCTCTGGGGATATCCGCAATGATGCACGGCTATCTGGCGTTCGACGAAAAGGGGAATCAGCTGGTTCCCTTCCGCACCTGGCGCAACACGGTCACCGGCCAGGCGGCCGGGCTGCTGACGGAGGAATTCCGGTTCAACGTTCCCCAGCGGTGGAGCGTCGCCCATTTGTATCAGGCGATCCTGAACGGGGAAAAGCATGTGAAAGACGTCGCCTTTCTGACCACGCTTTCCGGATATGTGCACTGGAAGCTGACGGGCGAAAAGGTGCTGGGCGTGGGGGACGCTTCCGGAATGTTCCCCATCGACAGCAGCCGCAGCGATTACGACGCCGGCATGATGGAAAAATTCCAGGATCTGGTGGCAGGCTATGGGTTCGGATGGCATCTGAAGGACATCCTGCCCCGCGTTTTGAGCGCGGGCGAGCCTGCGGGGCGGCTTACCCCGGAGGGCGCCCTCCTGCTGGACCCGAGCGGCAGCCTGGAAGCGGGCGTCCCCCTCTGCCCGCCGGAAGGGGATGCCGGAACCGGGATGGCGGCGACCAACAGCGTGGCCGAGCAGACGGGAAATGTTTCGGCCGGCACCTCCATCTTCGCGATGATCGTTCTGGAAAAGCCGCTTTCCCGGGTCTACCCCGAAATCGACATGGTGACCACCCCCGCCGGAAAGCCGACGGCCATGGTGCACTGCAACAACTGCACATCCGACCTGGATGCCTGGGTGAAGCTTTTTTCTCAGGGGCTGGAATCGCTCGGCGTCAGAAAAAGCAAGGCCGAGGTTTACGACCTTTTTTACAACAGGGCGCTGGCGGGAGAGCCGGACTGCGGGGGTCTGCTTTCCTATAATTATTATTCCGGCGAGCCGATCACCGGCCTGAAAGAGGGGCGGCCGCTGTTTGTCCGCACCCCGGAAAGCAGGATGAGCTTTGAGAACTTTGCGCGTTCCCTGATCTTTTCGACCATCGCCACCCTCAGGATCGGGATGGATATCTTATCCGAGGAGCAGATCCATATCAAAACGCTTCTGGGGCACGGCGGCCTGTTTAAGACGAAGAAGGTCGGGCAGGCCCTGATGGCTTCGGCGCTGAAGGTGCCCGTGGCGGTCATGGAGACGGCCGGGGAAGGGGGCGCCTGGGGAATCGCGCTTCTGGCTGCGTATCTTCGGGAAAAGGAACAGGGAGAGACCCTGGAATCCTATCTGTCGCAAAAGGTTTTTTCTCGGATCGAAAGCGCCGTGACACCGCCGGACCCGAAGGATGTCAAAGGCTTTGAGGACTTCATGAAGAATTACAGGGCGGGGCTTGCCGCAGAGCGGGCCGCCGTCGAAAACATAAACTAACCAGAGGAAAGAGGTTTTGACTGATGAAATTGAAGGAGTACCGGTTCTGGTTCGTGGTCGGGAGCCAGTTCCTATACGGCCCCGAAACGTTGGCCAGGGTGGAAGAGGATGCCAGAAAGATCGTGGACGGGCTCAACAAAAGCGGGGACCTTCCCTGCGAGGTTGTCTACAAGGATATTATGAAGACCAGCGACGAGATCGTGACGGTCGTGCGGGAAGCAAACTATGACAACGCCTGCGCCGGGATCATCACGTTCTGCCACACGTTCAGCCCATCCAAAATGTGGATCAACGGGCTGAACCTCCTGCAGAAGCCGTGGCTCCATTTCCATACCCAGTTCAACAGGACGATCCCCAACGAGGCCATCGACATGGATTATATGAACCTGCACCAGAGCGCCCACGGCGACCGCGAGCACGGGTTCATCGGCGCCCGGATGCGGATCCCGAGGAAAATCGTGGTGGGCTATTGGGAGGACGCGGATGTACGGCGGAAAATCGGCAGATGGATGCGCGCCGCCGTCGGCGTGCAGGAAAGCCGGAACCTGAAGGTCATGCGCTTCGGCGACAATATGCGCAACGTCGCGGTCACCGAGGGCGACAAGGTGGAGGCGCAGATCAAGCTGGGCTGGCAGGTGAACACCTGGCCGGTCGGCGAGCTGGCGGAGCTCATCGGGTCCGTCACGGACGCCGAGGCGGATGCCCTGATGAAAGAATATGCGCAAAAATATGTGATTTCCACCGGCGACCTGGATGCCGTGCGGTACCAGGCAAAAGAGGAGATCGCTTTGAAGCGGATGCTGGACCGCGAGGGCTGCACCGCCTTTTCGAATACCTTCGAGGACCTGTACGGCATGCGGCAGCTGCCGGGCCTCGCCACCCAGCGCCTGATGGAGCAGGGCTACGGATACGGCGGCGAGGGCGACTGGAAGGCCTCCGCCATGACCCGCATCGTCAAGGTGATGGGGGAAGGCCTTGGCGGCGGCACGACCTTTATGGAGGACTATTCCTATGACCTGACCGTCGGGAAAGAGCTTTCCATGGGCGCCCATATGCTGGAAGTCTGCCCCAGCGTGGCCGCGCAGAAGCCGCGGATCGAAGTCCATCCGCTTGGGATCGGCGGAAAAGAGCCCCCGGCCCGCCTGGTTTTCGAAGGGCACGCCGGGAAAGGGGTCGTCGCCTGCCTGGTGGACATGGGCGGGCGCCTGCGCCTGATCGTTCAGGATATCGAGTGCGTCAAGCCCACTCAGACGATGCCGAACCTTCCGGTGGCCCGCGTGATGTGGAAGCCCATGCCGGACCTGAAAACAGGAGCGGAGTGCTGGATCATGGCCGGCGGGGCGCATCACACCACGCTGAGCTATGACGTGACGGCCGAGCAGCTGCGGGACTTTGCGCGCATGATGGATATCGAGTTCGTACATATCGCAGAAAATACCGTTCCGGAAGAGTTCGAGCAGAACCTGCTGCTTTCGGATCTTGTCTGGAAAGCGAGAGAAAAATAAAAAAGACAGCGCCCAATTTCCAAGGAGGAAAGTTATGCTGGAAGAACTGAAGCAAAAGGTATATGAAGCCAATCAGATGCTGCCGGCCCACCGTCTGGTGACGTTTACCTGGGGAAATGTCAGCGGGGTCGACCGGGAAAAAGGTTTGATGGTGATCAAGCCGAGCGGCGTGGATTACGAGAAGATGAAGCCCGGGGACATGGTCGTGATGAAACTGGATACCGGCGAGGTCGTGGAGGGAGGCCTGCGTCCTTCCTCGGATGCGCCCACCCATCTGGAGCTGTACCGGAACTTCGGGGGCATCGGCGGGATCGTTCATACGCACAGCAGGTGGGCGACGATCTTCGCCCAGGCGAAGCGTGGGATCCCCCCTCTCGGCACGACCCAAGGGGATTATTTCTACGGCGAGATCCCATGCACCCGCATGATGACGAAACAGGAGATCCGGGGAAAGTACGAGCTGGAAACCGGGAAAGTGATCGTCGAGACGTTCGCGGGGAAAAATCCGAACGATATGCCCGGCGTGCTGGTGGCGAGCCACGGCCCTTTCGCGTGGGGAACCTCTCCGATGAATGCCGTGCATAATGCCGTGGTGCTGGAGGAAGTCGCCTTTATGGCGTGGCACAGCCTGGTTCTGGAGCCGGACCTCCCCGTGATGCAGCGGGAGCTGCTGGATAAGCATTATCTGCGCAAGCACGGGCCGGACGCCTATTACGGGCAAAAGAACGGCATCCATCCATAACGGAGCGGCCTGCAAAAATCTTAAATTAAAAAGCCGGGATTTCAGTAACGTCAGTACTGAAATCCCGGCTTTTGCTTGTCTTATTCCTGCCCGCCCTGCTTGTTCTCGTCGCTCACCCGCAGCATCCGGTAGCCGATGCCGATATGGGTCTGGATGTATTCGGGCCGCGAGGGATTTTTTTCGATTTTCTTTCTCAGGGTCGCCATAAAGACGCGCAGCGCGGAAACGTCGCTGGAATAGTCGCCCCAGATCTCATGCAGGATAAAGTTGTGGGTGAGAACCTTGCCGACGTTTTTGGCCAGAAGGCAGAGCAGCTTATACTCGATCGGGGTCAGGTGGATTTCTTTTCCACCCATAAAGACGCTCCCCGCCGCGTAATCGATTTTCAGCTCCCCGTTGAGAAAAACCGTGGAGTTCCTCCTCAGCTTTTCGCTGTCGTACCGGACGCGGCGGAGGCTCACCCGCAGCCTTGCCAGAAGCTCGTCGACGCTGAAGGGCTTCGTCAGATAATCGTCCGCGCCGGCGTCCAGCGCGTCTATTTTATCCTTGTCCTCGCTGCGGGCGCTGACGACAATGATGGGGGTGT
This window of the Ruminococcaceae bacterium BL-6 genome carries:
- a CDS encoding conserved protein of unknown function (Evidence 4 : Unknown function but conserved in other organisms) is translated as MYRVFLVEDEQLIREGIRQLVEWEEYGFKFVGEASDGELAWPLIQKKKPDIVITDIRMPFMDGLSLSRLIKKEFPDTIIIILSGYDDFSYAKEAIEIGVNQYLLKPLSKDQLVGVLQEVKKKKDEMTRLEQYHAQFSKEIQEYLSSSRRSLFDLLVSGKAPVSRILDRAEKIGIDLSAVSYNIVLLMLEEDPLHDSYTSSSADIQEKIERSFSENENIILFSAGIDLTAFFLKAEKDRIEEITGACVKKLESICGAAEQSARWAVTAGDPVARLSSIPECYHAARKTLFRRLFSVKGSGESPLEDQRLFPRPSDPLLDFDPNDLDASKTDQQIIRKFLTNGKLDDVDAFTEEYFKSFGPTGISSTLFRHYILLNIQFTVSAFWESLGKEKFTFAGHPGLQQELKKAVASLDGAESYVSALLKEIIRYRDNVVTNRYHEMMSEVLLYIGEHYSDPEIGLNMVAKVANVSATHFSAVFSQQTGKTFVEYLTEVRMKKAKELLRCTNKSSSSIAREVGYNDPHYFSFLFKKVNGVSPRDYRNGK
- a CDS encoding Sensor histidine kinase; the encoded protein is MIPIHFNPFRRKNTPDMLKKQIKKLLMGMMIGFLVIIAFLFFMLVLFNREYKDSLQNANTAAGFNNEFKKKLDLDMYYYVVGPRQDQKLPLEEVDKAEKVLQRLMKTTVQSDNRWRIKSMLNLCGRLRECMIAISATHGYDARMEQLENNIYIITSLIETYMHDYIYNEIKLLSALQQEINHRVFVMIVVTVIVSISMILLILLYALRFTRHITKPIDQLCEKAKNLGNGQFHVEPVQTSNVEIKTLDDGFNEMAGRIQSLLNRIKTEQMILRRTELELLQAQINPHFLYNTFDSIIWLAETQRNKEVIQMVTSLSGFFRNSLSKGKDVITIETEKKQVCSYLEIQKIRYSDILDYEIDIPPSLLSCSIPKLTLQPLVENAIYHGIKYKRAKGKILIRGREDGGDIVISVEDDGIGMTEEQLRSLREKIDTNSSAGFGLSNVQKRLRLYCGEPYGLSFESTKNQGTTVLVRIPKQNQLPS
- the ytfQ gene encoding putative sugar transporter subunit: periplasmic-binding component of ABC superfamily (Evidence 3 : Putative function from multiple computational evidences; PubMedId : 9298646; Product type t : transporter), with product MKKLMSVLLAVVMSLSLAACGGGAAGNGSESSGAGANTGSGGGSSDLIVVGFSQVGAESDWRTANTKSMKDTFVESKGYKLIFDDAQQKQENQITAIRNFIQQEVDYIVLAPVTETGWDTVLQEAKDAGIPVIIVDRMIDVSDDSLFTCWVGSDFRKEGDKAVAWMEKQLKDKDKVNIVHLQGTIGSSAQIGRTEGLEAGVKANQNWKLVAQQTGEFTQAKGQEVMESILKQNDDIDVVYCENDNMAFGAIDAIEAAGKKAGKDGDITVISFDSTRAGLKAALEGKINYNVECNPLHGPRVEAIIKELEAGKTPEKLAYVDETTFDTATITQDVIDKRAY
- the ytfR gene encoding putative sugar transporter subunit: ATP-binding component of ABC superfamily (Evidence 3 : Putative function from multiple computational evidences; Product type t : transporter) yields the protein MEETIILAMRGITKLFQGVKALQNVDFTLRKGEIHALMGENGAGKSTLIKVLTGVYPMDGGEIRLGGKEQAVTIRSPQEAQRRGISTVYQEINLCPNLSVAENLFIDREPRRFGMIDWKKMNQRSGALLKSLDIGVEPTRQLGDCSIAVQQMIAIARAVDMQCRVLILDEPTSSLDDDEVEKLFQLMRRLKEQGVGIIFVTHFLEQVYAVCDRITVLRNGELVGEYPTAELPRLKLVAKMMGKDFDDLAEIESLKEVKKEHEGETPFLEAEGLSSRYIKPFSLQIHKGEVMGFTGLLGSGRSELVRTVYGADKPVAGTLKLNGRPVRIDAPLNAMMKGMAYLPEDRKRDGIFADLSVRENIIIALQAKRGPFRPMKRKEMQESADRYIDLLQIKTAGREIPVRSLSGGNQQKVVIARWLLTDPEFLILDEPTRGIDIGTKTEIQKLILQLAEKGMSIAFISSEIEEMLRTCSHMVVMRDRQIVGELTGDDLTQDKIMHVIAGGETANG
- the ytfT gene encoding putative sugar transporter subunit: membrane component of ABC superfamily (Evidence 3 : Putative function from multiple computational evidences; Product type t : transporter); the protein is MASQKASLFKRITKHHLFFPLVCLAVVLLANVIKTPDFFVVSINGGVLYGYVVDVVNRASELVILAIGMTLVSAASGGQDISVGAVMAVAAAVCCEILSGGAVSTGAFQNPLILAVLAALLVSALCGAFNGVLVARLKIQPMVATLILFTAGRGIAQLITKGQITYVRVESYKIAGGYIPGCPIPTPIFFAAGTVALVMLVMKFTTLKLYVEGVGINSSAARIVGLNSVRIQFVTYVICGLLAGVAGLIASSRIYSADANNIGLYLEMDAILAVALGGNLLSGGKFSLMGSVIGAYTIQALTTTLYAMNISSDQLPVYKAVVVVIIVVLQSPKFNQYFRSFREKLHPGNSVSRKEEPSS
- a CDS encoding Sugar ABC transporter permease YjfF, with amino-acid sequence MKKKKQLSDTSFLLMVTVGLFILMYVVGMIVFADKGFAKPQMFLNLFISNAGLIVISCGLTLVMITGGIDISVGSVTGLVAMASAYQMEVNGSGAYTALALSLLIGLAFGVVQGYLIAYLDIQPFIITLAGLFFGRGMTAVISKEMISVKNETFLAWAKYKIYLPVGTTNKRGVFQPAYIYPTVIVALLVLIAVAVMLKYTRFGRRLYALGGSQQSALMMGLNVRRTKFYAYTLNGFLVGLGGFLFFLNSCAGFVEQAKGLEMDAISASVIGGTLLSGGVGNPVGTLFGVLIKGAISSLITTQGTLSSWWVRIALSSLLCFFIVLQSVIASRKKKSM
- a CDS encoding Ribulokinase, whose protein sequence is MAQTAFGGELSPKSSITQGRTALGIELGSTRIKAVLIGPDYAPLASGGFDWENRLVDGIWTYDLDDVWKGVQASFRSLAAQVRERYGVSLSRVGSLGISAMMHGYLAFDEKGNQLVPFRTWRNTVTGQAAGLLTEEFRFNVPQRWSVAHLYQAILNGEKHVKDVAFLTTLSGYVHWKLTGEKVLGVGDASGMFPIDSSRSDYDAGMMEKFQDLVAGYGFGWHLKDILPRVLSAGEPAGRLTPEGALLLDPSGSLEAGVPLCPPEGDAGTGMAATNSVAEQTGNVSAGTSIFAMIVLEKPLSRVYPEIDMVTTPAGKPTAMVHCNNCTSDLDAWVKLFSQGLESLGVRKSKAEVYDLFYNRALAGEPDCGGLLSYNYYSGEPITGLKEGRPLFVRTPESRMSFENFARSLIFSTIATLRIGMDILSEEQIHIKTLLGHGGLFKTKKVGQALMASALKVPVAVMETAGEGGAWGIALLAAYLREKEQGETLESYLSQKVFSRIESAVTPPDPKDVKGFEDFMKNYRAGLAAERAAVENIN